A DNA window from Paraburkholderia sp. IMGN_8 contains the following coding sequences:
- a CDS encoding heavy metal translocating P-type ATPase produces the protein MTELATPQRPADATAKTAELDIDGMTCASCAMRVEKALAKVPGVTRASVNLATEKASIDSDATVATETLVNAVRKAGYEATPAASVEAATAAQAPQATELAIGGMTCASCAMRVEKALAKVPGVAGVSVNLATETATVNLVDAASSPPDALIEAVKKAGYEATLIAPPDAPPAAGGAAIADSKRDKTRREFYAVLASAVLTLPLVLPMVGEWFGLHAMLSPWLQLALASIVQFVFGARFYRAAYRAVRAGAGNMDLLVALGTSAAYGISVYQLAGHPGDVMHLYFEASAVVITLVRFGKWLEARAKRQTTDAIRALNALRPDRARIRIGADEREVPLAQVRVGTVVIVRPGERVPVDGAVLEGRTHIDESLITGESLPVPKQVADPVTAGSINGEGAIAVTTTAIGAETTLARIIRLVESAQAEKAPIQRLVDRVSEIFVPAILAIAALTLVGWLIAGAGGETAILNAVAVLVIACPCALGLATPAAIMAGTGVAARHGVLIKDAEALETAHRVSVVAFDKTGTLTIGQPSMTAFEPIGGIGRDEALALAAAVQRHSDHPLARAVVKAYEEARASDLPAETVVEATSANDGAAARSNGPLGGSGFAAVAASPVSMTEAITATAARAVPGRGVEADIQGDTLALGSTRWLNELGIQLPSQLIERARELEAAGHTVSWLMQRDPQTPAALALIAFGDTVKPTARAAVERLARMDVKSVLVTGDNHGSAASVAKALGIDEFHAEVLPEDKARVIRDLKFRSAGIVAMAGDGINDAPALAAADIGIAMATGTDVAMHAAGITLMRGDPALVADAIDISRKTWRKIQQNLFWAFVYNLIGIPLAAFGLLNPMLAGAAMAFSSVSVVTNALLLRTWRGVSGRR, from the coding sequence ATGACCGAACTTGCCACTCCCCAGCGTCCCGCGGACGCGACCGCCAAAACCGCCGAACTCGACATCGACGGAATGACCTGCGCGTCCTGCGCGATGCGCGTCGAAAAGGCGCTGGCCAAAGTGCCGGGCGTCACGCGCGCGTCGGTGAATCTCGCGACCGAAAAAGCCAGCATCGACAGCGACGCGACCGTTGCTACGGAAACACTTGTCAACGCCGTACGCAAAGCGGGCTACGAAGCCACCCCCGCCGCAAGCGTCGAAGCCGCCACAGCGGCACAAGCGCCGCAGGCCACGGAACTGGCGATCGGCGGCATGACTTGCGCATCGTGCGCGATGCGGGTGGAGAAGGCGCTGGCAAAGGTGCCGGGCGTCGCGGGCGTGTCGGTGAATCTGGCAACCGAAACAGCAACTGTCAATCTCGTCGATGCGGCCTCGAGCCCGCCGGACGCGCTGATCGAAGCCGTCAAGAAAGCGGGCTACGAGGCGACGTTGATCGCGCCGCCAGACGCGCCGCCGGCCGCCGGCGGCGCCGCCATCGCCGACAGCAAGCGCGACAAGACGCGTCGCGAGTTCTATGCCGTGCTCGCCTCAGCCGTGCTGACGCTGCCGCTCGTCCTGCCGATGGTCGGCGAGTGGTTCGGGCTTCACGCGATGCTTTCACCGTGGCTGCAACTTGCGCTCGCATCCATCGTGCAATTCGTCTTCGGCGCGCGTTTCTATCGGGCGGCCTATCGTGCCGTGCGGGCGGGCGCCGGGAACATGGACTTGCTGGTGGCGCTCGGCACGTCGGCGGCTTATGGGATCAGCGTCTACCAACTGGCGGGCCATCCGGGCGACGTGATGCATCTGTATTTCGAAGCGTCGGCGGTGGTGATCACGCTGGTGCGCTTCGGCAAATGGCTCGAAGCGCGCGCCAAGCGCCAGACCACCGATGCGATCCGCGCGCTCAACGCGCTGCGCCCCGACCGCGCGCGGATTCGCATCGGCGCGGACGAACGCGAGGTGCCGCTCGCGCAAGTGCGGGTCGGCACGGTGGTGATCGTGCGGCCGGGCGAGCGCGTGCCGGTCGACGGCGCGGTGCTGGAAGGCCGCACGCATATCGACGAATCGCTGATTACCGGCGAAAGCCTGCCGGTGCCGAAGCAGGTGGCCGATCCGGTCACCGCCGGTTCGATCAACGGCGAAGGCGCGATCGCGGTGACGACCACCGCGATCGGCGCGGAAACGACGCTGGCCCGGATCATCCGCCTCGTCGAAAGCGCGCAGGCCGAGAAGGCGCCGATTCAGCGGCTGGTCGACCGGGTCAGCGAGATCTTCGTGCCGGCGATTCTGGCGATCGCGGCGCTGACGCTGGTGGGTTGGCTGATCGCCGGCGCGGGTGGCGAGACCGCGATCCTGAACGCAGTCGCCGTGCTGGTGATCGCCTGCCCGTGCGCGCTCGGACTGGCGACTCCGGCGGCGATCATGGCCGGCACCGGCGTCGCCGCGCGGCATGGCGTGTTGATCAAGGACGCCGAGGCGCTGGAAACCGCGCATCGGGTGAGCGTTGTCGCGTTCGATAAAACCGGCACGCTGACGATCGGGCAACCGTCGATGACGGCATTCGAACCGATCGGCGGCATCGGTCGCGATGAGGCGCTGGCACTCGCCGCAGCGGTGCAGCGGCATAGCGATCATCCGTTGGCGCGGGCGGTGGTGAAGGCTTATGAAGAGGCGCGAGCAAGCGATTTGCCCGCGGAGACCGTAGTTGAAGCGACGTCAGCAAATGACGGCGCCGCGGCGCGGAGCAATGGCCCGCTCGGTGGTTCCGGGTTCGCTGCTGTAGCGGCATCCCCTGTGTCGATGACTGAGGCAATCACCGCGACCGCCGCGCGCGCCGTGCCTGGCCGCGGCGTGGAAGCCGATATTCAAGGCGATACCCTGGCGCTCGGCAGCACACGCTGGCTCAACGAACTGGGCATCCAGTTACCGTCGCAACTCATCGAACGCGCGCGAGAACTCGAAGCCGCGGGCCACACTGTCTCCTGGCTGATGCAGCGCGATCCGCAAACACCCGCCGCGCTCGCGCTGATTGCCTTCGGCGACACAGTCAAACCGACCGCGCGCGCCGCCGTCGAGCGACTCGCGCGGATGGACGTCAAAAGCGTGCTCGTCACCGGCGACAACCATGGCAGCGCGGCGAGCGTCGCCAAGGCGCTGGGCATCGACGAATTCCACGCCGAAGTGCTGCCGGAGGACAAGGCCCGCGTGATCCGCGACCTGAAATTCCGCAGCGCAGGCATTGTCGCGATGGCGGGCGACGGCATCAACGACGCTCCCGCGCTTGCCGCCGCCGACATCGGCATCGCGATGGCGACGGGCACCGACGTCGCAATGCACGCGGCCGGCATCACGCTGATGCGCGGCGATCCGGCGCTGGTGGCCGACGCCATCGACATCTCGCGCAAGACCTGGCGCAAGATCCAGCAGAACCTGTTCTGGGCGTTCGTCTATAACCTGATCGGCATTCCGCTTGCCGCCTTCGGCCTGCTGAATCCGATGCTGGCTGGCGCGGCGATGGCGTTTTCGAGCGTCAGCGTCGTCACCAACGCGCTGCTGCTGCGCACCTGGCGCGGCGTCTCGGGGCGCCGCTGA
- a CDS encoding Cache 3/Cache 2 fusion domain-containing protein, with translation MELLSLRRASVGARLAMLSCALVALIFAAFTWGLTRSAGTQISDQVLERIADKDRSIAAMITLFDKALSTEVDRSMSLFASFLPSGYTLDETQKIDINGVATPTFKAGDKVLNMDFSIPDQFLERSGSVATVFARSGDDFVRVTTSLKKQDGSRAIGTLLDRKGPAYALIVANQSYTGLATLFGKRLITQYRPITDASGRVIGALFVGVNVDSEIQSVEDGIRKLKIGDSGYYFVVNASNGAERGKLIVHPAATGQIADNANAPYQQMLEMKQGQLEYSSADTTLGERNARDKYVSFITVPEWHWLVGGVAPRDEVMADVTATRNRFLLIGFALVGAFAAVFLIAVRRLVSRPLDEAAKASERFAAGDLSVRVAQGARARADEIDRLMQSIDGIGEGLARIVSQVRNASTDMSYGTEKIATGSGDIAARIATQASSLEETAASMEQITSTVQQNADHAAQANTLVTNAADAALEGGRAVERVVSTMGEISRSSQKIAEITSVIEGIAFQTNILALNAAVEAARAGEHGKGFAVVASEVRALAQRSAASVKEIEGLIAESTATVKSGFRIAEEASSTMQGIVHQVGQVRSIMAEISVASREQSGGIEQVNLAVTQIGEATQQNATIVGEAELAAAELRDQAARLAQVVSVFKLEAGRD, from the coding sequence ATGGAACTTCTCTCTTTGCGCCGCGCCAGCGTGGGCGCCAGGCTGGCAATGCTTTCCTGCGCGCTCGTGGCGCTGATTTTCGCCGCCTTCACGTGGGGGTTGACCCGCAGCGCGGGCACGCAGATCAGCGATCAGGTTCTCGAACGCATTGCCGATAAGGACCGTTCGATCGCCGCAATGATCACGCTGTTCGACAAAGCGCTATCGACAGAAGTCGATCGCTCGATGTCGCTGTTCGCGAGCTTCCTGCCCAGCGGCTATACGCTCGACGAAACCCAGAAGATCGACATCAACGGCGTTGCCACGCCGACCTTCAAGGCCGGCGACAAAGTCCTGAATATGGACTTCTCGATCCCCGACCAGTTTCTCGAACGCAGCGGCTCGGTCGCCACCGTGTTCGCGCGCAGCGGCGACGACTTCGTGCGCGTGACCACGTCGCTGAAGAAACAGGACGGCTCGCGCGCGATCGGCACCCTGCTCGACCGCAAGGGGCCGGCGTACGCGCTGATTGTCGCGAACCAATCCTATACCGGGCTTGCCACGCTCTTCGGCAAACGTTTGATCACGCAATATCGACCGATTACGGACGCGAGCGGCCGGGTGATCGGCGCGCTGTTTGTCGGCGTGAACGTGGACTCAGAGATCCAGTCGGTCGAAGACGGTATTCGCAAACTGAAGATCGGCGACAGCGGCTATTACTTCGTGGTCAACGCTTCGAATGGCGCGGAGCGCGGCAAGCTGATCGTGCATCCGGCCGCCACCGGCCAGATCGCCGACAACGCCAACGCGCCGTATCAGCAGATGCTGGAGATGAAACAAGGGCAGCTCGAATACAGCTCGGCGGATACGACTCTCGGCGAGCGCAACGCGCGCGACAAATACGTGTCGTTCATCACCGTGCCGGAATGGCACTGGCTGGTGGGCGGTGTCGCGCCGCGCGACGAGGTGATGGCCGACGTCACCGCTACTCGCAACCGCTTCCTGTTGATCGGTTTCGCGCTGGTCGGGGCGTTCGCGGCGGTGTTCCTGATCGCCGTGCGCCGCTTGGTGAGCCGCCCGCTCGATGAAGCCGCCAAGGCGTCCGAGCGCTTCGCCGCGGGCGACCTGAGCGTGCGCGTGGCGCAAGGCGCGCGTGCTCGCGCCGACGAAATCGACCGCCTGATGCAGTCGATCGACGGCATCGGCGAAGGTCTTGCGCGCATCGTCTCGCAGGTGCGCAACGCATCGACCGATATGTCTTACGGCACCGAGAAGATCGCCACCGGCAGCGGCGACATCGCCGCGCGCATTGCCACGCAAGCGAGCAGCCTCGAAGAAACCGCGGCCAGCATGGAGCAGATCACCTCGACCGTGCAGCAAAACGCCGACCATGCCGCACAGGCCAACACGCTCGTCACGAACGCCGCCGACGCCGCGCTGGAAGGCGGCCGCGCCGTCGAACGCGTGGTTTCGACGATGGGCGAAATCAGCCGCTCGTCGCAGAAAATCGCCGAAATCACCAGCGTGATCGAAGGCATCGCGTTCCAGACCAATATCCTCGCGCTGAACGCCGCCGTCGAAGCAGCGCGGGCAGGCGAGCATGGCAAGGGCTTCGCGGTGGTGGCCTCGGAAGTGCGCGCGCTGGCGCAGCGCAGCGCGGCGTCGGTGAAGGAGATCGAGGGCTTGATCGCCGAATCGACGGCAACCGTCAAAAGCGGCTTCCGGATCGCCGAAGAAGCCAGCTCGACGATGCAGGGCATCGTTCACCAGGTCGGTCAGGTGCGCTCGATCATGGCCGAGATCAGCGTCGCATCGCGCGAGCAATCGGGCGGCATCGAACAGGTCAACCTCGCCGTCACCCAGATCGGCGAGGCGACCCAGCAGAACGCGACGATCGTCGGCGAGGCCGAACTCGCGGCGGCCGAGTTGCGCGACCAGGCCGCGCGTCTCGCGCAGGTGGTCAGCGTGTTCAAGCTGGAAGCCGGGCGCGACTAA
- a CDS encoding glutathione S-transferase family protein, protein MTNTTLTITSKNYSSWSLRGWLLTRFSGLPFEEIVMPIDDPAARAELLLLSPSILVPCLFHDGIKIWDTLAIAEYLNELKPEAALLPKDLRTRAHCRSICGEMHSGFSSLRSALPMNLKAHFPGFKVWARAQSDIERIVTIWSECLKQYGGPFLFGERTAADAMYAPVVTRFVTYDVKLDPEIVEYGQRIMALPEMQQWIADAQKEVEEIDELDVEF, encoded by the coding sequence GCGCGGCTGGCTGCTGACCAGGTTCAGTGGTTTGCCTTTCGAAGAGATCGTGATGCCGATCGACGATCCCGCCGCGCGCGCCGAATTGCTGCTGCTGTCGCCGTCGATTCTGGTGCCGTGTCTCTTTCACGACGGTATCAAGATCTGGGACACGCTGGCGATTGCCGAATACCTGAACGAACTGAAGCCGGAGGCGGCGCTGTTGCCCAAGGACCTCCGCACGCGGGCGCACTGCCGCTCGATCTGCGGCGAGATGCATTCAGGTTTTAGTTCGCTGCGCTCGGCATTGCCGATGAATCTCAAGGCGCATTTTCCCGGCTTCAAGGTGTGGGCGCGTGCGCAATCGGATATCGAACGCATCGTAACGATCTGGAGCGAATGCCTGAAGCAGTATGGCGGCCCGTTCCTGTTCGGCGAGCGCACGGCGGCCGACGCGATGTACGCGCCGGTGGTGACGCGTTTCGTCACCTACGACGTCAAGCTCGATCCGGAGATCGTCGAATACGGACAGCGCATCATGGCGCTGCCCGAAATGCAGCAATGGATTGCCGACGCCCAGAAGGAAGTGGAAGAGATCGACGAACTTGACGTCGAGTTCTGA